A stretch of Bradyrhizobium sp. CCBAU 53338 DNA encodes these proteins:
- a CDS encoding acetoacetate decarboxylase: protein MKIEDVRRTAYSMPLTNPSFPPGPYHFFDREYFIITYRTDPEALAAIVPEPLEVAEPVVKYEFIRMPDSTGFGDYTETGQVIPVRFKGEQGAYTHAMYLDDEGPIAGGRELWGFPKKLARPKIEVESDVLVGSLHYGSVLCASATMGYKHRKIDHDVVLQSMTAPNFILKIIPHVDGSPRICELVRFHLEDITLKEAWTGPAALGLFPHALCDVARLPVREVVSALHFKADLTLGLGSVAFDYMAK, encoded by the coding sequence ATGAAGATCGAAGACGTTCGCCGTACCGCATATTCGATGCCGCTCACCAACCCATCATTCCCACCGGGGCCATACCACTTCTTCGACCGCGAATATTTCATCATCACCTACAGGACCGATCCCGAAGCCCTTGCCGCCATCGTGCCCGAGCCGCTCGAGGTGGCCGAGCCGGTGGTGAAATACGAATTCATCCGCATGCCCGACTCGACCGGCTTCGGCGACTACACAGAGACCGGACAGGTGATCCCGGTCCGCTTCAAGGGCGAACAGGGCGCCTACACCCACGCGATGTATCTCGACGACGAAGGTCCGATCGCCGGCGGCCGCGAGCTGTGGGGCTTTCCGAAGAAGCTGGCGCGGCCGAAGATCGAGGTCGAGAGCGACGTGCTGGTCGGCTCGCTGCATTATGGTTCGGTGCTCTGTGCCTCCGCGACCATGGGCTACAAGCACCGCAAGATCGACCATGACGTGGTGCTGCAGTCGATGACGGCGCCGAACTTCATCCTCAAGATCATCCCGCATGTCGACGGCTCACCGCGAATTTGCGAGCTGGTGCGCTTCCATCTGGAGGACATCACGCTGAAGGAAGCCTGGACAGGCCCGGCCGCGCTCGGCCTGTTTCCTCACGCGCTCTGCGATGTTGCCCGGCTGCCGGTGCGCGAGGTGGTCTCGGCGCTGCACTTCAAAGCGGACCTGACGCTCGGGCTCGGCAGCGTGGCGTTCGATTACATGGCAAAGTGA
- a CDS encoding RidA family protein, with protein MSRRLISTGSPFEKTAGYSRAVVDGEFCFVAGTTGYNYTTMTMPDDVTSQSRNCFKTIEAALKEGGFEMADIVRATYYLTDAKDADEHFAVCGEVLGEIRPAATLLVVSALLKPEMKVEIEVTAKRRSA; from the coding sequence ATGTCCCGTCGCCTGATTTCCACCGGCTCCCCCTTCGAGAAGACCGCCGGCTACAGCCGCGCCGTGGTCGACGGCGAGTTCTGCTTCGTGGCTGGAACCACCGGCTACAACTACACGACGATGACGATGCCTGACGATGTCACGAGCCAGTCACGCAACTGCTTCAAGACCATCGAAGCGGCCCTGAAGGAGGGCGGCTTCGAGATGGCCGACATCGTCCGCGCGACCTATTACCTCACCGACGCCAAGGATGCAGACGAGCATTTCGCGGTCTGCGGCGAGGTCCTCGGCGAGATTCGCCCGGCTGCCACGCTTCTGGTCGTCTCGGCGCTCCTGAAGCCCGAGATGAAGGTCGAGATCGAAGTCACCGCCAAGCGCCGCAGCGCCTGA
- a CDS encoding metal ABC transporter substrate-binding protein, whose translation MRRILLCLLLVIASPLHAAERLNVVASFSILGDFVRNVGGDRVNVTILVGPDSDVHVYTPAPSDAKRIAEAKLVVVNGLGLEGWLPRLVQSSGSKAQVVTASAGIAPLKLGSAADPHAWQSIPNAKIYVTDVANALAATDPDDADFFRTQAKTYQERLEALDREVRDAVAKIPPERRKVISTHDAFGYFAAEYGIQFIAPLGVSTETEPSARDIAAIIGQIKAQRIPAVFLENISDDRLIRQIAAESGAKVGGTLISDGLTGEKGPAPTYIDMVRHNIKALTSALDH comes from the coding sequence ATGCGGCGCATTCTCCTCTGTTTGCTCTTGGTGATCGCCTCGCCGCTGCACGCCGCCGAGCGGCTCAATGTGGTCGCGAGCTTCTCGATCCTCGGCGATTTCGTGCGGAATGTTGGCGGCGACCGGGTCAACGTCACGATCCTGGTCGGCCCGGACAGCGACGTCCATGTCTACACTCCGGCGCCATCAGATGCGAAACGCATCGCGGAGGCGAAACTCGTCGTCGTCAACGGGCTCGGCCTCGAAGGCTGGCTGCCGCGTCTCGTGCAATCCTCCGGCAGCAAGGCGCAGGTCGTCACCGCGAGTGCCGGCATCGCGCCGCTGAAACTCGGCTCGGCCGCCGATCCGCATGCCTGGCAATCCATCCCCAACGCCAAGATCTACGTGACCGACGTCGCCAACGCGCTGGCCGCTACCGACCCGGATGATGCGGACTTCTTTCGCACCCAGGCCAAGACCTATCAGGAAAGGCTCGAAGCCCTCGACCGCGAGGTCCGGGATGCCGTCGCCAAGATCCCGCCCGAGCGGCGCAAGGTGATCTCGACCCACGATGCCTTCGGCTATTTTGCTGCGGAATATGGCATTCAGTTCATCGCCCCCCTGGGTGTCTCCACCGAAACCGAGCCGAGCGCGCGGGACATCGCCGCCATCATCGGCCAGATCAAGGCCCAAAGAATCCCGGCGGTATTTCTTGAAAATATCAGCGATGACCGGCTGATCCGGCAGATCGCGGCCGAGAGCGGCGCAAAGGTCGGCGGGACCCTCATTTCGGACGGTTTGACCGGCGAAAAGGGGCCTGCACCCACTTACATTGACATGGTCAGGCACAATATAAAGGCCCTGACCAGCGCGCTTGACCATTAG
- a CDS encoding type III PLP-dependent enzyme, with translation MTERIQEFLRNRRKEGLDTEPCLVVDLEVVRDNYQTFAKALPDSRVFYAVKANPAPEVLSLLASMGSCFDTATVAEIEMALAAGATPDRISFGNTIKKERDIARAFALGIRLFAVDCVAEVEKVARAAPAAKVFCRILYDCAGAEWPLSRKFGCDPEMAVEVLDVAKRQGLEPCGISFHVGSQQRKVKAWDRALAMASQVFRDCAERGINLTMVNMGGGFPTKYLKDVPPVVTYGRSIFRALRKHFGNQIPETIIEPGRGMVGNAGIIESEVVLISKKSDEDEVRWVYLDIGKFGGLAETMDESIRYAIRTPHDGAEMTPCVLAGPTCDSADVLYEKTPYPLPVTLEIGDKLLIEGTGAYTSTYSAVAFNGIPPLKTYHI, from the coding sequence ATGACCGAACGTATCCAGGAATTCCTGCGCAACCGCCGCAAGGAAGGTCTCGACACCGAGCCGTGCCTCGTCGTCGACCTCGAGGTCGTGCGCGACAATTACCAGACCTTCGCCAAGGCGCTGCCCGACAGCCGCGTGTTCTATGCCGTCAAGGCGAACCCGGCGCCGGAAGTGCTCTCCCTGCTGGCCTCCATGGGCTCCTGCTTCGACACCGCGACCGTCGCCGAGATCGAGATGGCGCTGGCCGCCGGCGCGACGCCTGACCGCATCTCCTTCGGCAACACGATCAAGAAGGAGCGCGACATCGCGCGCGCCTTCGCGCTCGGCATCCGGCTTTTCGCCGTGGACTGCGTCGCCGAAGTCGAGAAGGTCGCCCGTGCCGCGCCGGCTGCGAAGGTGTTCTGCCGCATCCTCTATGACTGCGCCGGCGCCGAATGGCCGCTGTCGCGCAAGTTCGGCTGCGACCCGGAAATGGCCGTCGAGGTGCTCGACGTCGCCAAGCGCCAGGGCCTGGAGCCGTGCGGCATCTCCTTCCATGTCGGCTCGCAGCAGCGCAAGGTGAAGGCGTGGGACCGTGCGCTGGCGATGGCCTCGCAGGTGTTCCGCGACTGCGCCGAGCGCGGCATCAACCTGACCATGGTCAACATGGGCGGCGGCTTCCCGACCAAGTACCTGAAGGACGTGCCGCCGGTCGTGACCTACGGCCGGTCGATCTTCCGCGCGCTGCGCAAGCACTTCGGCAACCAGATTCCGGAGACCATCATCGAGCCCGGCCGCGGCATGGTGGGCAACGCCGGCATCATCGAATCCGAGGTCGTGCTGATCTCGAAGAAGAGCGACGAGGACGAGGTGCGCTGGGTGTACCTGGACATCGGCAAGTTCGGCGGTCTCGCCGAGACGATGGACGAGTCGATCCGCTACGCCATCCGCACCCCGCATGACGGCGCGGAAATGACCCCGTGCGTGCTCGCAGGCCCGACCTGCGACAGCGCCGACGTGCTGTACGAGAAGACCCCGTATCCGCTTCCCGTTACCCTCGAGATCGGCGACAAGCTGCTGATCGAAGGCACCGGGGCCTATACGTCGACCTACTCGGCGGTGGCATTCAACGGCATCCCGCCGCTGAAGACCTATCACATCTAA
- a CDS encoding metal ABC transporter permease — MIHDALIGPFTEFEFMRRALAAVIALSLAGAPIGVFLMLRRMSLVGDAMAHAILPGAAVGFLLSGLNLFAMTAGGLIAGFAVAILAGVVARSTGLKEDASLATFYLASLALGVTIVSIKGTNIDLLHVLFGNILAMDDQTLLVVAFNATVTLLVLAVIYRPLVIESVDPLFLRTVSRAGGPAHLAFLALVVINLVNGFQALGTLLAVGLMILPAGIARFWSRDLTMMICIAVVAAALSGYAGLVLSFQTRVPSGPAIILVATVFYIVSVLFGRVGGIVRQMFPGRHLEA, encoded by the coding sequence ATGATCCATGACGCGCTGATCGGCCCGTTCACCGAGTTCGAATTCATGCGGCGGGCGCTTGCCGCCGTGATCGCGCTCTCGCTGGCGGGTGCGCCGATCGGCGTGTTCCTGATGCTGCGCCGGATGAGCCTCGTCGGCGATGCCATGGCGCATGCGATCCTGCCCGGCGCGGCCGTTGGCTTCCTGCTCTCCGGCCTCAATCTGTTCGCGATGACGGCCGGAGGATTGATTGCGGGCTTTGCGGTGGCGATCCTCGCCGGCGTGGTCGCGCGCTCGACCGGGCTGAAGGAGGACGCCTCGCTCGCGACATTCTATCTGGCCTCGCTGGCGCTCGGCGTCACCATCGTCTCGATCAAGGGCACCAATATCGACCTGCTGCACGTGTTGTTCGGCAACATCCTCGCCATGGACGACCAGACGCTGCTGGTGGTCGCCTTCAACGCCACGGTGACGCTGCTGGTGCTTGCGGTAATCTATCGGCCGCTGGTGATCGAGAGCGTCGATCCCCTGTTCCTGCGCACCGTCAGCCGTGCCGGCGGCCCCGCGCATCTCGCCTTCCTCGCACTGGTCGTCATCAACCTCGTCAACGGGTTTCAGGCGCTTGGTACCTTGCTGGCCGTGGGCCTGATGATCCTGCCGGCCGGCATTGCGCGGTTCTGGTCGCGCGATCTCACAATGATGATCTGCATCGCGGTCGTCGCTGCTGCTCTCTCCGGCTATGCCGGCCTCGTGCTGTCGTTCCAGACCCGCGTGCCTTCGGGCCCTGCGATCATTCTGGTGGCGACGGTATTCTACATCGTCTCGGTCCTGTTCGGCCGCGTAGGCGGTATCGTCCGGCAGATGTTTCCGGGCCGCCATCTGGAAGCGTGA
- a CDS encoding GTP-binding protein, which translates to MPEATASKIPVTVLTGYLGAGKTTLLNRILSENHGKKYAVIVNEFGEIGIDNDLIIGADEEVFEMNNGCICCTVRGDLVRIMDGLMKRKGKFDAVIVETTGLADPAPVAQTFFVDEDVQKNARLDAVVTVADAKWLSDRLKDAPEAKNQIAFADVIVLNKTDLVTKPELAEVEARIRGINPYAKLHRTERCSVALADVLDRGAFDLDRILDIEPDFLVADDHDHDHHHHHDHDHHHHDHGHGLKHYHDEDMQSLSLKTDKPLDPNVFMPWLQNLVQVEGGKILRSKGILAFHDDDDRYVFQGVHMMLEGNHQRKWKEGEPRESRLVFIGRELPEKAIREGFESCIVS; encoded by the coding sequence ATGCCTGAAGCGACCGCCTCCAAAATTCCCGTGACCGTCCTGACCGGCTATCTCGGTGCCGGCAAGACCACGCTCTTGAACCGCATCCTGTCGGAGAACCACGGCAAGAAATACGCCGTCATCGTCAACGAATTCGGCGAGATCGGCATCGACAACGACCTCATCATCGGCGCCGATGAGGAAGTGTTCGAGATGAACAACGGCTGCATCTGCTGCACCGTGCGCGGCGACCTCGTCCGCATCATGGACGGGTTGATGAAGCGCAAGGGCAAGTTCGACGCCGTCATCGTCGAGACCACGGGTCTTGCCGATCCCGCGCCGGTCGCCCAGACCTTCTTCGTCGACGAGGACGTGCAGAAGAACGCGCGGCTTGATGCGGTCGTCACGGTCGCCGACGCCAAATGGCTGTCCGATCGTCTCAAGGATGCGCCCGAGGCCAAGAACCAGATCGCGTTTGCCGACGTCATCGTGCTGAACAAGACTGATCTCGTCACCAAGCCGGAACTCGCCGAGGTCGAGGCCCGCATCCGCGGCATCAACCCCTATGCGAAACTCCATCGCACCGAGCGCTGTTCGGTGGCGCTGGCCGACGTGCTCGATCGCGGTGCGTTCGATCTCGACCGTATCCTCGACATCGAGCCTGACTTTCTCGTGGCCGATGACCACGATCATGATCATCACCACCATCACGACCACGACCATCACCACCATGATCATGGCCACGGCCTGAAGCACTATCACGACGAGGACATGCAGTCCCTGTCGCTCAAGACCGACAAGCCGCTCGATCCGAATGTGTTCATGCCCTGGCTCCAGAACCTGGTGCAGGTCGAGGGCGGCAAGATCCTGCGCTCCAAGGGCATCCTCGCCTTCCACGACGACGACGACCGCTACGTCTTCCAGGGCGTCCACATGATGCTGGAGGGCAACCACCAGCGGAAGTGGAAGGAGGGCGAGCCGCGCGAGAGCCGCCTCGTCTTCATCGGCCGCGAATTGCCGGAGAAGGCCATTCGCGAAGGCTTCGAGAGCTGCATCGTCTCGTGA
- a CDS encoding homospermidine synthase, whose product MSPPSQIYAKITGPIVMVGFGSIGKGTLPMIERHLDYDKSRVTVIDPKDEGRKAHCEKQNVRFIQKAVTRDNYRELLTPLLTEGGGQGFCVNLSVDTGSTDIMELCNELGALYIDTVNEPWLGFYFDSSKGPEARSNYALREVTLAAKRARPEGSTTAVSCCGANPGMVSFFVKQALLNVAADLKLNAPKPKTKAEWADLMRQAGIKGIHIAERDTQRAKKPKEPDVFVNTWSVEGFLSEGMQPSELGWGTHEKWMPENAHTHEAGCGAAIYLMQPGANTRVRTWCPTRGAQYGFLVTHTESISIADYFTVRDASGKAIYRPTCHYAYHPADDAVLSLHELFGRAGRMQEKHHILEEDEIVDGIDELGVLLFGHDNNAYWFGSQLSIEETRALAPYQNATALQVTSAVLGGMVWALENPNEGIVEADEMDFDRLLEIQLPYLGPVKGFYTDWTPLTDRPGLFPEDIDTSDPWQFKNILVR is encoded by the coding sequence ATGAGCCCTCCCTCGCAGATCTACGCGAAGATCACCGGTCCCATCGTCATGGTCGGCTTCGGCTCCATCGGCAAAGGCACCTTGCCGATGATCGAGCGGCATCTCGATTACGACAAGTCGCGCGTCACCGTGATCGACCCCAAGGACGAGGGCCGCAAGGCGCATTGCGAGAAGCAGAATGTGCGCTTCATCCAGAAGGCCGTGACCAGGGACAATTATCGCGAGTTGCTGACCCCGCTGCTCACCGAAGGCGGCGGCCAGGGCTTCTGCGTCAATCTCTCGGTCGATACCGGCTCGACCGACATCATGGAGCTCTGCAACGAACTCGGCGCGCTCTATATCGACACCGTCAACGAGCCCTGGCTCGGCTTCTATTTTGACTCGTCGAAGGGCCCGGAAGCGCGCTCCAACTACGCGCTGCGCGAAGTGACGCTGGCCGCCAAGCGGGCGCGCCCCGAGGGCTCGACCACGGCCGTCTCCTGCTGCGGCGCCAATCCCGGCATGGTCTCTTTCTTCGTCAAGCAGGCATTGCTCAACGTCGCCGCCGATCTGAAGCTCAACGCCCCCAAGCCGAAGACCAAGGCCGAATGGGCCGACCTGATGCGGCAGGCCGGCATCAAGGGCATTCACATCGCCGAGCGCGACACCCAGCGCGCAAAGAAGCCGAAGGAGCCTGACGTCTTCGTCAACACCTGGTCGGTGGAAGGTTTCCTGTCGGAGGGCATGCAGCCGTCGGAACTCGGCTGGGGCACCCATGAGAAATGGATGCCGGAGAATGCGCATACCCACGAGGCCGGCTGCGGCGCGGCCATCTATCTGATGCAGCCCGGCGCCAACACGCGCGTGCGCACGTGGTGCCCGACCCGCGGCGCGCAATATGGATTCCTCGTCACCCACACCGAGTCGATCTCGATCGCCGATTACTTCACGGTGCGTGACGCCTCCGGCAAGGCAATCTATCGACCGACCTGCCACTACGCCTATCATCCGGCCGACGACGCCGTGCTGTCGCTGCACGAACTGTTCGGCCGCGCCGGGAGGATGCAGGAGAAGCACCACATCCTCGAAGAGGACGAAATCGTCGACGGCATCGACGAGCTCGGCGTGCTGCTGTTCGGCCACGACAACAATGCCTACTGGTTCGGCTCGCAGCTCTCGATCGAAGAGACCCGCGCGCTCGCGCCCTACCAGAACGCCACCGCCCTGCAGGTCACCTCCGCCGTGCTCGGCGGCATGGTGTGGGCGCTGGAGAACCCGAACGAAGGCATCGTCGAAGCCGACGAGATGGATTTCGATCGCCTACTGGAAATCCAGCTGCCGTATCTCGGCCCGGTGAAGGGTTTCTACACCGACTGGACCCCGCTGACGGACCGTCCGGGACTGTTCCCGGAGGACATCGACACCAGCGATCCCTGGCAGTTCAAAAACATCCTGGTCCGCTGA
- a CDS encoding GNAT family N-acetyltransferase, translating to MTAFRKPQVALTSKAAPFAIRSERAVDIAMREALLDACFGENRHDRTCQRLRDGRVPAAGLALSAMREGKLVGTVRLWHVSAGGRPALVLGPLAVDPAFRELGIGAALMNQALAAARARGHDAVILLGDAPYYARFGFSAEKTGALLLPGPFERERLLAIEFQTGALDGAEGMIVPTGTALPKRRVVRALQAHAA from the coding sequence ATGACTGCTTTTCGGAAGCCACAAGTCGCCCTCACTTCGAAAGCCGCTCCGTTCGCGATCCGCAGCGAGCGTGCTGTCGACATCGCGATGCGTGAAGCGTTGCTGGATGCCTGCTTTGGCGAGAACCGCCATGACCGCACCTGCCAGCGCCTGCGCGATGGACGCGTGCCTGCCGCAGGCCTTGCCCTGTCGGCGATGCGCGAGGGCAAGCTCGTGGGAACCGTGCGGCTGTGGCATGTCAGCGCCGGAGGCAGGCCCGCTCTGGTCCTCGGACCATTGGCGGTGGACCCAGCCTTCCGCGAACTCGGGATCGGCGCCGCGCTGATGAATCAGGCGCTGGCCGCCGCCCGGGCGCGCGGGCATGACGCCGTGATCCTGCTCGGCGATGCGCCCTATTACGCCCGCTTCGGCTTCTCGGCCGAGAAGACCGGCGCATTGCTGCTGCCTGGCCCGTTCGAGCGCGAGCGCCTGCTGGCGATCGAATTCCAGACCGGCGCACTCGACGGCGCCGAAGGAATGATCGTCCCGACCGGCACGGCCCTGCCTAAACGGAGGGTAGTTCGCGCCCTCCAGGCGCACGCAGCCTAA
- a CDS encoding MgtC/SapB family protein has protein sequence MRFLTTFQLADFADTLVSLFAAFVLGTLIGAERQYRQRTAGLRTNVLVAVGAAAFVDLAMHLAGADGAVRVIAYVVSGIGFLGAGVIMKQGMDVRGLNTAATLWASAAVGSCAGADMVAQAAALTVFVIAGNTMLRPLVNAINRIPLNEKALEATYYFKLAVTTDALPDMRDRLVDKLEAAKYPVADVDVVEIGDDDLLEIVAKLVATAVDPNELNAVATDLQHLPGVRHATWEVSTTE, from the coding sequence ATGCGGTTCCTGACGACCTTCCAGCTTGCTGATTTCGCCGACACGCTGGTGAGCCTGTTCGCGGCCTTTGTGCTGGGCACGCTGATCGGAGCCGAGCGGCAATATCGCCAACGCACCGCGGGCCTGCGCACCAACGTGCTGGTCGCGGTTGGCGCGGCGGCCTTCGTCGATCTCGCCATGCATCTGGCCGGTGCGGACGGTGCCGTGCGGGTGATCGCCTATGTCGTCTCGGGCATCGGCTTCCTCGGCGCCGGCGTCATCATGAAGCAGGGCATGGACGTACGGGGCCTCAACACCGCGGCGACGCTGTGGGCCTCGGCCGCGGTCGGCTCCTGCGCCGGCGCCGACATGGTCGCGCAGGCGGCGGCGCTGACCGTGTTCGTCATCGCCGGCAACACCATGCTGCGCCCGCTTGTCAATGCCATCAACCGCATTCCGCTGAACGAGAAGGCGCTCGAGGCGACCTACTACTTCAAACTGGCGGTCACGACCGACGCCTTGCCCGACATGCGCGACCGTCTCGTCGACAAGCTCGAAGCCGCCAAATACCCCGTGGCCGATGTCGACGTGGTCGAGATCGGAGACGACGACCTCCTGGAAATCGTCGCCAAGCTGGTGGCGACCGCGGTCGATCCGAACGAGCTGAATGCGGTCGCGACTGATCTCCAGCATTTGCCCGGCGTACGCCACGCCACCTGGGAAGTCAGCACGACGGAATAG
- a CDS encoding WD40 repeat domain-containing protein: protein MKEFSPAPDSASIVSVTDRVKPVTLGMAVTSVHFLGPRAAFVGGEENVAFVDAKGEVSTVAVHGGGILSTASDGKRLVMGGDDGKVVSLDAKGEATLLATDPKRRWIDAVALHPDGAFAWSAGKTATVKSGKAEEKSLDVPSTVGGLAFAPKGLRLAIAHYNGATLWFPNMEGSAEFLPWAGSHHAVTFSPDNKFLVTAMHEPALHGWRLADNRHMRMTGYPGRVRSMSWSAGGKGLATSGADTVIIWPFASKDGPMGKEPAMLAPLQARVAVVACHPKNDILACGYSDGTVLMVRLEDGAEILVRRNGTPPVAAIAWNAKGTLLAFADENGDGGLLEL, encoded by the coding sequence ATGAAAGAGTTTTCGCCGGCCCCCGATTCCGCCTCGATCGTCTCCGTCACCGATCGCGTCAAGCCCGTGACGCTCGGCATGGCCGTCACGTCGGTGCATTTCCTCGGGCCCCGCGCCGCCTTCGTCGGCGGCGAGGAGAATGTCGCGTTCGTCGACGCGAAGGGTGAGGTCAGCACCGTTGCCGTTCACGGCGGCGGCATTCTGTCGACGGCTTCCGACGGCAAGCGCCTCGTCATGGGCGGCGACGACGGCAAGGTCGTCTCGCTCGATGCCAAGGGCGAGGCGACGCTGCTCGCGACCGATCCGAAGCGGCGCTGGATCGATGCCGTCGCGTTGCATCCGGATGGCGCCTTCGCGTGGTCCGCCGGCAAGACGGCGACCGTCAAGAGCGGCAAGGCCGAGGAAAAGTCCCTCGACGTGCCCTCGACCGTCGGCGGTCTCGCGTTCGCGCCGAAAGGCCTGCGACTCGCGATCGCGCACTACAACGGCGCCACGCTGTGGTTTCCCAACATGGAGGGATCGGCGGAATTCCTGCCCTGGGCCGGCTCGCATCACGCCGTCACCTTCAGCCCGGACAACAAATTTCTGGTCACCGCGATGCACGAGCCCGCGCTGCACGGTTGGAGGCTCGCGGACAACAGGCACATGCGCATGACCGGCTATCCCGGCCGCGTCCGCTCGATGTCCTGGAGCGCGGGCGGCAAGGGACTGGCGACCTCGGGCGCCGACACTGTCATCATCTGGCCGTTTGCCAGCAAGGACGGCCCGATGGGCAAGGAGCCCGCGATGCTCGCGCCGCTTCAGGCCCGTGTGGCCGTGGTGGCCTGCCATCCGAAGAACGACATTCTGGCCTGCGGCTACAGCGATGGCACCGTGCTGATGGTGCGTCTGGAGGACGGCGCCGAGATCCTGGTCCGCCGCAACGGCACCCCGCCGGTCGCCGCGATCGCCTGGAATGCCAAGGGCACGCTGCTCGCCTTCGCCGACGAAAATGGGGACGGCGGTCTGCTGGAGCTTTGA
- a CDS encoding lyase family protein has protein sequence MKLIACIAGGVSLLIASHALAADTGQLPCKTTQECNENAAKIGANAPSGTQLSTSKSDAAEDQFYWLNKINKASTVMLVEEGIFPKRTGQLIAGGVDYAIRQAREPDGKRPSDVLQIEKIMTDKVGEEASVIHAGRSRQDMYATFRAAKLRNQTLDFADALLGLRAKLLAKAADNLDALMPGYTNGVQAVPITYGHYLLAYEESFERDQQRISEAYRRLNLSPMGVGVMSDSIWPLNRTRLAQLLGFDGIVENSMDANQVIPFDNQLEATAIANSAAIRIGVMMQDLHTQYAEVRPWLLLQEGSTYTSSSMPQKRNPGLIMQARIAASDVVGLSGAVSIRAHNVMSGMVDSKAQSEDIGLFPRAIKMVTATDRVFDAIVVNKARAKEELESDWTSTMNLAELLLQAHQIPFRVGHGFASQMVSYARPLDLTPKTIPFGEVTDLFAKTLAKFNMPARAFPMSEAEFREVMSPEWIVAHTKGVGGPQPEETARMLKVAQQRLDADKLWLASQRDKLAKADTALDQAFAALLPNGAAH, from the coding sequence ATGAAACTTATCGCCTGCATCGCGGGAGGAGTCAGTCTCCTGATCGCGTCCCACGCATTGGCCGCGGACACCGGTCAGTTACCCTGCAAGACCACGCAGGAATGCAACGAAAACGCCGCCAAGATCGGCGCCAACGCGCCCAGCGGCACGCAGCTCTCGACCAGCAAATCGGACGCGGCAGAGGACCAGTTCTACTGGCTCAACAAGATCAACAAGGCCTCCACCGTGATGCTGGTGGAGGAAGGCATCTTCCCGAAGCGCACCGGCCAGCTGATCGCCGGGGGCGTGGATTACGCGATCCGCCAGGCGCGTGAGCCCGATGGCAAGCGTCCGAGCGACGTCCTCCAGATCGAGAAGATCATGACCGACAAGGTCGGCGAGGAGGCCTCCGTCATCCATGCCGGGCGCAGCCGTCAGGACATGTACGCGACCTTTCGCGCCGCCAAACTACGGAACCAGACGCTGGATTTTGCCGATGCGTTGCTCGGCCTGCGTGCCAAGCTGCTCGCCAAGGCGGCCGACAATCTCGATGCCCTGATGCCCGGCTACACCAACGGCGTGCAGGCTGTGCCGATCACCTATGGTCATTACCTGCTGGCCTATGAGGAATCGTTCGAGCGCGACCAGCAGCGCATCAGCGAGGCCTATCGCCGGCTCAACCTCAGCCCGATGGGCGTGGGCGTCATGTCCGACTCGATCTGGCCGCTGAACCGCACGCGCCTCGCCCAGCTGCTCGGCTTTGACGGCATCGTCGAGAATTCGATGGACGCCAACCAGGTGATCCCATTCGACAACCAGCTCGAGGCCACCGCGATCGCCAATTCGGCCGCCATCCGCATCGGCGTGATGATGCAGGACCTGCATACGCAATACGCCGAAGTGCGACCGTGGCTATTGCTGCAGGAGGGCTCGACCTATACCAGCAGCTCGATGCCACAGAAGCGCAATCCGGGTCTGATCATGCAGGCCAGGATCGCCGCTTCCGATGTGGTGGGGCTGTCGGGGGCGGTCTCGATCCGCGCCCACAACGTCATGTCGGGAATGGTCGATTCCAAGGCCCAGTCCGAGGACATCGGCCTGTTCCCGCGGGCCATCAAGATGGTCACCGCGACCGACCGGGTGTTCGATGCGATCGTGGTCAACAAGGCCCGCGCCAAGGAAGAGCTGGAGAGCGACTGGACCTCGACAATGAACCTCGCCGAGCTGCTGTTGCAGGCGCACCAGATCCCGTTCCGCGTCGGGCATGGCTTTGCATCGCAGATGGTCAGCTATGCGCGGCCGCTGGATCTCACCCCCAAGACCATACCCTTCGGCGAAGTGACTGACCTCTTCGCCAAGACGCTCGCCAAATTCAACATGCCGGCGAGGGCCTTCCCGATGAGCGAGGCCGAATTCAGGGAGGTGATGTCACCGGAATGGATCGTGGCGCACACCAAGGGTGTCGGCGGTCCGCAGCCAGAGGAGACGGCACGCATGCTCAAGGTGGCCCAGCAGCGCCTCGATGCCGACAAGCTCTGGCTTGCCTCCCAGCGCGACAAGCTGGCGAAGGCCGATACCGCGCTCGATCAGGCGTTTGCGGCGCTCTTGCCGAACGGCGCGGCGCATTAG